The bacterium genomic interval AAAACTTAACGAGGGAGGGTCCCCAAAATAATGCGTTGAGCATTATTTTGGGGTGGTCTTGACCATGTTTTGACCAGCTTTTGACCACGATTTGTCCCATTTTTGACCATAAAACCTGAACGCGATTCTTGAAACAGGACTCTATTCGGGCGCCCCGCAAAAATCGAAAAGCGATTTTTACGGAGTATTTTTTATAGTCCCGACCTTCTTTAAGTAGTTGGTAAAAATAACGTTATCGAGGGTGCCCGTGTCGTAGATATTCCGAGCGGATTTCAGCATCTCGTAGCCGTCGCCGCCCGCGGCAAGGAAGCTGTTGGTTGCGATACGGTAAGTCTTTATTGGGTCGAGTGTTACGCCGTTGACCTTGACGTCCGCGGCCTTGCCGTCCTTGGGTGTGTAGGTGATTCCTGCCAGATGCAGGCTGCCGCCTGCGTTAGGCCCAATCGTAACATTATTATCAAGAACAACTTGCAGTTCTGAACCGGTAAGCTCCATCGTAACTATTGTGTTCTGGAACGGAATAGCTGCAAGCACATCCTTCATGGATACGTCGCCTGGAAGAATATCCGCCCGAACTCCGCCCTGGTTAGTAAAGGCTACATCGGAGTTTGTTTCATTGCGCATGAGCTCGGCAAGAAGGTCCCCAAACGAACGAACGTCAGAGCTGTCGATTCCTATGCCACGCACTAATGCAACTTCTGTTGAACCGATTCTGCCACCTATCTTTCTCTCGAGTTCGGCAGAGGCCGCCGCAATCTCTGCAGTCATTTTGGGGTCTGAAGGTGTTGAATCGGAGACCTCCAGCAGATCGCCTGAGTAGCCGACAACCTTGCCTTTCTTGACGTCGAAATCTAACTTACCTAAAATAATCCCCTTAGCGCCGATCTGCACGATTAAGGCATTGCCTATTTTTGTAGGTTCCTCGAGAATGGCGTGCGTGTGCCCGCCGACTATCACGTCAACGCGAGGCTCGGTGAGGGCAAGCGCTGAATCCGCCTCCCAGCCCCGGTGCGAGACGGCGATGATAAGGTCTTTATCTCCATATTTTAGAGAATCGAGGAGGAAGGCGAGTACCGAGTCGGCTGGGAGAAAGGAAAGTCCGCGCACGTTATCCGGGTTTGTGGAGACGCCCGCGTACTCGGTGGTCATACCGACGATTAAAACGCGCTGGCGGCCAACCTTTTTTTCGACAAATGCCTGGTACGGTCTCTTACCCGACGCATCAACGATATTTGCAGAAAGCATCGGGAACTTTGCAACCGCCATTGCGGAGTCGAGATTGCCTGTGCCGAAGTCAAACTCGTGATTGCCGAGACACATAGCCGTAAGCCCCATCTCGTTGAAAAGCTCCGTATCAAGCCTGCCGCCCGAGATGTTGGAGAGGGGGGTCCCCTGCGTGGCGTCGCCCGCATGAAGGAAGTAAAGGGTTGAACCGGACTCCTCGGCCGATTTACGAAGCGAGTCGACGAGGTATGCGATTCTAGCTAATCCTCCATAAGTTTCGCCTGAGCGCACCTTGATCGGCTCTATCTGACCGTGTGTGTCGTTGAGGTGGATTATAGTAAACTTCTCGTTCGCAAGCGCAAGCACCGGTAAAAGCGCGAGAGCCGCGAGCGCTCTAACAAATCTTGATTTTGACATGATTCCTCCTTTAGGCTTTTTGGAATTTTACGCAGGATTGGGAATGAGGCAAGCCTGGTTAGCTTGGAAGAATTTAAATAGTTTAAATGATACCTTTAATAAGTATTCCGTTCTATCTGCTTCTTCCATTGTTCTTCGACCCATATCTGCCAGCCCATACGTGTTATCTCTGCAAAGTTCTCAAGCGTTTTGAATTTCTGTACACCAGGGTTGTCTGCAAGCAACTTACAGGGAAAGGCAGGACATTCCGAGCAGTGTAAAAGCCCTTTGGAATGACAGCAGGAGCGAATCTTGCATCGGTCGGTCAGTCCGCCCTCCTGCTGACAGCCCGAACATATCGATGTCGTCGATAATTGCTTCATTGATTTGGCGATTATCTCCCCCTCCTCGCCGAAAAGCCTGGGGAAGTTAGAATACTCCTTCATCATCCTGCGCATGCGGGCTCCTGTCAAGCGTATGCAACCGGTAAACCAGTCGCATGTATGACAGTAAGAACCGCAGCATGAAAGGTAAATCTCTTTTTCTTTGTCGTAATTCACTGCAATCCTCCTCCTTGTTATGTCAGAATACACCATAGGATTCAGTTGTCAAGGCTTGCACATACTCAAAAAGGGCTTAGCAAGCTTCAATGCAATCGTTGAGATTAGGAAAAATCGATTCACCATTAAGGCAGATGCTTAACAGGTTCCCATAAGGTTTGCTGAAGTGAACCTTATGGGCTGAGTTTCACTCCCAGTTCCCGAAGGCTGTAATTGGAACCCCTGTTTTCTTTTCTGCGTTAAAGGCGAAATCATCGAGCTCGTGAAACGGAACAACCTCTACGGCGTTTTCAGGGATAGAGCGCTTGATTGAGTATATCTCTACGGATTTGGGCTTGATATCGGCAACCGCCTGCGTCCACATTGTCACGTCGCCGTCGTTCATGTTTCCGCGCAATCCTCCGACGAAGACCGATTGCAGGTTGACCCGTGGTCCTATCTTGCGGAGCTGCTCGAAGATATCTTCGTAAACGATATCAAGGGAAGGTCTGTTTATACGATGGAAGGTTGAGGGTTTCCCGGCATCGAACTTGAAAATGGGAAGGTCAAAGACGCTAACCGCTTCAAA includes:
- a CDS encoding DUF3795 domain-containing protein, which codes for MNYDKEKEIYLSCCGSYCHTCDWFTGCIRLTGARMRRMMKEYSNFPRLFGEEGEIIAKSMKQLSTTSICSGCQQEGGLTDRCKIRSCCHSKGLLHCSECPAFPCKLLADNPGVQKFKTLENFAEITRMGWQIWVEEQWKKQIERNTY